ACAATACTTCTTAGAGAGAATCATACATGTTAAGGAACCCTGCCAAGAATTTGCATACACTGAAGTTCAACCTAAAGCAGACATCTCCTGCTTAAGCATGCGGATTTTATTGCTAGCTGCTTCTTGACTCTTTTTTTCCCCTTTCTCCTTAGCAACAAAAGCTTCCAAACGTGCAGATTGGTACTCCTCAACAATTGTGTCATATGACCTAGGTTCCTGCAAAGCACACTGTCATCATCATATTGCTAAAGCATCTAGTCTAATTAAAAGAGATATCGAAGCTCTCAGTCTTAACTACCAGGATATGAAGACTATGAACTCCAAATGTTGACAACAAAACGTTGTAAATACCTTAATGCAAGAATCTTCATCTGACAGTGTATCTTCCCAATTTTCAGTTTCCATCTGCAAAAGCGATAAAACtttcaaatgaaaaaagaaaACCGGATAACTACTTATCTTTTATGCTTTACTATTATGTTAAGCATGCTTCCCTTAACTATATAACTTTCATTTTTTAAGTGTTGGAAACGGAATCAATAAACCGTTTCCATTATCGATTGTTTTGTATGAGAGGTGGAGTAACACATTCAAGTTCCTAAGGTTAAACATACCCATTTACTACCCTTCCCAACCCTATAGTAACAAAAATGTTACCCTCCTCAATGCCCAAGGATCCCTTTATTGCTACTCTATATTCGGGCAAACATGCACTAAAAGTTGGTCTCTCATGCATGTGAGGCCATTTACATTCAGATGCTTCAAACACCAACACATCACCCAGTATAACCCATATACATTCAGATGCAAGTatgaaacaacaaaaacaatcaagctttagtcccaaaatgattgggGTCTGCTAACATGAACCGTTATAAGTTACCGTTATTTTTTTACCTTCAAATAGCCCACCCTCTACATAAAAAGCCACATGGGGTCTACACCATAGAAAAAAAACGCGGATGCGGTCACCTTTGCGGTAACGGTTGCGTTGTCGCGGAAATCGCTTGTAACGGAAGAATAGAACGGATTGCGGCTGATGCGGtgtgaattttttgaaaaaaaacacaTTAGCATGTCTAAGCCTTATTATTACATTTTAAGTCTAAAAGTATTATATTAACACAATATAACCAAATCTATCATAATATGAGTGAGTATTATATTCTGTGAACAAATAACACTCGAAATATCATGTTCCATAAACTACATAACTAATTACAAATTTATTTTTGGTCAATTTGTGTAAAAGAACGTGTAACGGGAAAAAAAACGTCTAACGCGGCGATTCACCATTACATAACGGACGACGCGGGGAGACAGACGTGATTTTTGTCAAACCGTAACGTAACGGGGTTTCGCGGAACGGCAAATTCAAAAGAGGTTACATAACGGTCGTTACGTAACGGAACGGCCGAGTTTTAATTTCATGGTCTACACAATTACATTATATTCATCAAATATAATGAAGATAGCATACCAAAGCTTGAACCTTCCAAATACAAGCTTCTACCACTAGTTCAACTCCAAACCAAGAATATTAAGTTCTGAAAGCAATAAATATAGAAAATAGGTGATTCATGAATTATAcggaaaaaataggaaaaagacaaaagaaaaaaattacgtTGCTCACTACATTGCCTTGTAATCCACCCTCTAAATAACACTCTAAATTTTGTTTTCTACATCACCATCAACTATTCCAGCCAACTTCAAACACCAACACATCACCCAGTATAACCCATATACATTCAGATGCAAGTATGTAACAACAAAAACAAtcaagccttagtcccaaaatgattgggGTCAGCTAACATGAACTGCTATAAGTAACCGTTTGCTTATCGTGaagtaagaaaaataaaaggttattttaaaGAGAGTAAACATGTGGCacgaaaaagagaaaagaagaagaaaacaaGATAGGCTTGTTTGATGAAAAGGTGTAAATATGTTTTGGAacacaaaaataattaataatactccctccatcccacaTTACTCGTTGCCAATGTATAAAAAGGCACATGGCACAACAAGGCGATAGGGGTCCTGGTGCCTAGGCGCAGACATAAGGCGCGCGCCTCATCTAAGTGAGGCgaatatttataaaaattaaataatcagTACATAAAGATGAATCagtttattttccttaaaaaaaaaagataaatcagtttattttataaaaaaaaaattaaataatcggTACATAAAGATAAATTAGTTTATTTTAGTCCACAAAAAAAGATCTTTGTGAATCAAAAGATAAAtctgatgagagagaaagagaggtggAAGATAAAGATAAgatttgatgagagagaaaaaaggTAGAAGATAATTATAAAATTTGATGAGAGAGAAGGAAATGAGAGAATCCTttcaaaaaaagagagaaagagagcgtACAGCTTTCTTCAAGGAGTGATGATGAAAAAATAAGAGAcaggagagaaagagagcataTATGGGCAGCAATGATGCTAGGCCCGGCCGAAGACAATTAtgctttcttcttccttttacttttttttctgttctttttgttctttttggaCTCTTGGGCCCACCATTTGATTCAGGCGCACAAAGGTGTCGCCTTAGCACCTCAACACCTTATGCGCTTTTTTCTCGCTTCAATCAAATTGCCTTGCCTAGGCTAACCTAGGCTAACTTAGGCGACAGCCGCGACACAGTTGTGCGCCTTGTGCTTATACACTGCTCGTTACACTTCTTTTGCACAacgttttaggtgataagtggttgtttggttatcaattgttattttattttaaaattagatACGAAAGGCAttattgagatttttttttttaattgaatgagagggGTGTGGGGACCAAAACTTTGTTAGTGGGATGAGagaaacaatataataattgtgggatcATTCCTAATTTGGAAATGTAACAAGTAATGTGggacaaaaaaggaaagtgtaacgtAATGTGGGATGGATGGAGTAATAACAAAGTAGAAAACGAGAGAAGTTTACAAAGAAGatagaaaaagggaaaagagaaagagaaagagaggaaaaATAAGTCATGTTGAGTCGTCGGCATGTATTATCTCCCTCCACTCCGCCCTATCTAACGCTATATTTTCTTTAATCCAAAAAAAACTCATATCACTCTCAATCACCCTCTTCCATGTTTTCTTTGGTCTTCCCCTATCCCTCACAATTCCATCAATTTGCCACTCTTCTATCCTTCTAACTGGCGCATCATTTGGTTTTCGTCTTACATGGACAAACCACCTTAGTCGATTCTCACTCATCTCATTCTCAATCGGTGTAAcacctactttcttcctaatcaCCTCATTCATGAACAGATCCTTTCTTGTATGGCCACACATCCAACTCAACATACACATTCATATATAAACATAAAAAAGCAATAGGAAAAATCGAAACCACGGTTTGAAACAAACCATGAAAACTAATATGGCTAATTTTGTCATGATGAACTAAACTAAAAGGTAAGCTAACCAGATTTGACTCAAAACAAAACCTAGGCGTTACAAAATATTTCCGAGAATAATGTTGCATACATTTGACTCCCTAATTTAGGGCACGTAGGAGATTATTATGATTGTGATTATGTGAAGAGAATCATAAGTACAATAAATAATTGGTTCGAGAGAGATAGAAACAGGTTGAAAACAAACGTATAAGCTCCAAAGCAGTCAAAAGCCAATTTCCATCTCAAACAAGAGGACATATACTCTAGGCCATTTTAGAAAACCTAAAGTGTTTTAAATCAAGTGGGTTCCAGTATTTTAGTGCACGATTATGCACAGGGCAACTTGGTCTTTTcacaaaatttattaatttttccttGAACCTACATGATTTTGATTCAAAAATGACGGTATCATCCTACCTCTTCCTCTTTCTCCATGTATTGGCGAATCCAATCAGCTTGGGATGGCTCATGTAAAACTAAAGAGTCGTCATCACTTGGACCTTTAGTTATGACAGAAAATTTACGCATTTCCTCCTCGGACCTTGTTGTGGTATCAACTGGGGAATTCCAATTTTCTTGTGCAATAGATACCACACTAATCGACCCTCCTGACACAAAGTAGGCAAAAACATTAGATATTTCAAATTAGAACACCAACTCACTACACTGGGATTCTCGTACTTCAAATATGACATTCAGTATTTAGAATGGTATTTTGTAAGCATCATATGTGAACGTTGTTTATGATAGCCACCTGTGTGTAGAGATAATCCATCACGGAACTTTACAGGTAGTTCAGTCCGAGACAAATTTAAGCACAACCAGTCCAACGCAACTTCAAAAGTTGCACCGTCCTACACATAAGGCCAAAATCAAATGAAACGATTAAATTAGCAACTCTTGAAGGAAGACTTGTTAGTATTCATATGAAAGGGAAGTATGATTCAAGTTAGCACTTGCACGTTCATGCTTTAAGTAAATACATCAGACATATCCTAATTCCTACTACCTCCAATCCATTCTTCATATCTACCGAAAAATAGGGGGGAAATTAATTAGCGATGTTCTGACAGCAAAAACATATACTAATTCATATCCTCCCCCCTCCCCATCCCCTGCCATTGGGGGGTCAAAGATCCAAGGTAAAGATGTATGCAATTTTGTCCATAGGTAGCTCAGACCAGTCATCCGTAATGGAAAAGGTCATGCTCATGGAGTCATGGGTCATTCCCTAACGTGTCCGGCACTTTATGAATCTCCAAGCTATAAAAACTTATCAGAAAGAAGTCATTGAAACTAATTTCCTAAACAcccaaaacaaaaatgaaaaaaataagcCTATTAGCCAAATGAAGTTGTGCTTTCAGTGGCTCAGTTCCTCCACCCCGCAGTGAGCTTACAAGAacaatattttattattcaatgcAACACAGAGTCCGGAATTTTTTCTTCCATCCATCTATAACAATTCGAGCATCCGCGAAATATTCTTTTATACTTCTAAGATAAAACATGGTAACTTTTTTCTTTActaataaattaacaattaatcACATTGTAGTATGCACTCCATCTCAATCTCATACACTCAAACAACCAATAGAAGTAGAGAACTAACATCAAAATCAAATTCATCAGAGAACAcataatcaaattaaaataacaaacAATCACAAAAAATCAACTTCCATTTCAAACAATGCTAAATAAATTGGAAGCGCGCTAAAACAGTTTGATCAACCACAATAATGGAAATTGGAATAGGTTAAAAAATTATGACCTTAAGCGAAGAGAGAGCACGTTCAATCTGATCATCAGAAAAACCTTCGCAGGAGAGATTCTCGTAGATAGATATGAGCTTCTTGGCTTTCTGcgctttagagagagaaagtgtgtgTGATTCTTCGAACGTCGGCCGGACGGTGGCAGCGTCGCTACTGTTGTTGAGCAACAAGCGGCGCAACCTCTGCTCATTTTCCGCCGACAACTGCACCTTCGGACCACCTGCAGATGATGATGGTTGAGGTTTTTTATTGTTCTTcttctgctgctgctgctgctgctgctgctgctgctgctgctgctgctgctgcttcttcTTCTTTGGAGCCATTTTGGTTCCTGCGGTTTTTGTTTGGTTCTTCTGATGTTCTGTTATAAGCCCCAGTCCAcgaaaatgtaaaattaaatacTCCTCCCTCATTTAAATAATAGTTTTTCATACATGAGTTCAGACGTTAATATCTCTGATTatggataaaaaaaaatataaaaaattaatattaaaaattatttattgagacgaCTCTAATAAGACCTAtgcgactatattttttcttaaatataaatcacaaagtGAAGTCAAAAgagtttgtgtgaatagtgttatAAACTCAATTGTTTcgtgtaaataagaacggaggaagtatttttttgacttttactcctatatattttttttcaagtaataaaaatttattaatcaccAAGAATAAGGTTTACACCAAACACCAAAACACCAAAAAAgctataaaaaatttaaaacaaaaaaaaaaaaaaaaaaaaccccttaaACGCCTCATAATCACCTCAATTAAACCTTCTAGGAAGGGTCAACCGGGAGATTCTTCATATGCCGGCAAGATTACACAATTTCTAATAACTTGGGATCACCATCGCATTTACAAGCAACCCTAAAAATAATCTACTAAACACATTACTAGGATTGGTGCAAGCACCTTTAAACACTTTAAGGTTTCTCTGATTCCAAATGGCATAAACAGCTTCAACAAATAGCATTCCGTGTAGCTGATGCTTgcctgtaatcccccgtaaatttataaattttattaatatattttaacgtatattatttatatttaaatagaatttatgaattttaagtaataaatatataatgtaacaccccgacaattctctcttttctaaaataataatataaaacgtagagaattatcaaggcattatcgcccgtgtgaaaacgtaacggcttattcagaattttgcagcggaaaacataaaactaacttcaggtttataaataatcgattacagatttagtccAAAACCcatttaactgaaataaggaaatacgaataatacgacaaatttcaaatttaagttaacaaccaaatcacttaataaagcaaatctaactacaagctctctaatcccgatccccaatgatgcatcatcttcaaacctgcagatggacaatgcttattgatccttagagactgctcaccaagattgggtcatcacaggatcaataaggcatagccatgatcaacatgcacaagcaaaagcacgtaatcagcaaagctgagtactacatactaaatcaataataatcctaacatgattctattaaacgaacaatcctaacatggtactaaataaaacataagcaaggataatcaagatatattgacttgaagactatgtttgactgaactagacttttgtatcattaacattatttaaattgaaatagtcaatggactgagttgtctactagaaacttcttcttcactaaggaagacgaggtacgggcgcgactccgtaaaccccaatgacctgcgatatcgagggacttttaaataaaaatagaaccggtgatcaatccggccccagaaaaagccataggcgacccatgaccccaactcctgattgtccgtcactttagacgtgcacagtctaaagctattgctactcatgttcactttacatgacttaactcttaatacttggttatgactcatcaaacataaatattatattcaacaagtaaacgcaacttcttctatctttgaattaaacaagtgatcacagagacgtcacacaagacttattccaattaattcaacctttcctttaatactgataaacccctctatatgggtataaggtttcaacttactaaacaaggtcctcggtccttataaagtagtgaaaagctaaaagggaacactgaacaatcgatctgaatcaacatatatgataatttaatgttcccaaccaacatgttcgcatcaatcatccataccaacatgctataattctcataacgaaatatatatgcttaacatgtccatccaacaatattaaacatgcactttcaacataatctagttcatcaacaatttcaacataaccaagttccttaatcatttcaacataacgaagttcatgaatcatttcaacatggtttccacaaatcacactcattccaagcacacaggtatgtacgtaccttgtgtaaacaaactgataggccactttaacgaaaaGTCGCCTAAGGAGAATTCTcctcctaaaacaaccaacaaataatcccaatcaatttctaatcattggcaaccataataaagcattctaaatgcatcctaaacatatttagaacattccccaatatcaaaacttaaacctttgatttcctagcatcataattattgaattagtgattgaaattcgttgaaaactctttgcaaacatcgtactttaaattttcagcaatataaactcgtttaaaacTTCGCCAAGGCCAATTTAACATGCCTAGTACGttgaaacaataattttaataatccacaaacgtcctaccatgatttaaaaccattaaaaccttaaaattcatactttaaataattcaaattcttatttcaatcaaattatataatctgaaaattaaaaatttaattatgcaaaacatataaatatgaaattcataattgaatcataaaactataaatttaattcaagaaaacataaattaaattaataaaacataattaaaaccctaacttaaacattattaacaaatctgaaaattaattagtttataatatcaaacataaaatctgaattctaaatatacatcattaaaactaataatttaaacaattaaaacattaattaatttattaaaacatgaataataatttaaataaattgaaggggaagaaataaccaaaagagaagagaaaggCTGGCCGGACAGTGGCGGCGCGGCGCTGGGAAGCAGTCCTGGGCAGCCTGTGGTGGCGTGGCTGGCGGCTGCACGGTGGGTGATGGTGGTTGTTGCGCGAACAGGTGGTGGTCAGCCACAACAATCGAGAAAAGCTAAGACGAAAACAGAGAGGGAAAAGGACGACGAAGGAGAACTCGAAGGAGGCTTACCGGCGGCGACTGGTTGGACGGTGGCCGAGGCAAAGGGCGGGGCTTGCGGCGGCTGCCGGTTCAACACAACCAAATAGTGAGAACAAAACCAAGGAATAAAGAAAACGGGGAACGAAGGAAGAGAACGACAATGAAACAGGAGGAGGAGACTCACCGGCGGCGAGGAGACCGGCGGCGAAGAGACCGACGTGAAGGAGGAGAGGAACGGCGAGGAGAGAGAGTGGAGTTGCTGGTGCTGCTTGTCGTGCGTGAGATTGGAGGAAGGGGAGTAGGGGTTTGATTCTTTTACAtgaattagaaaagagaaaggagtaTTGTTTTGGGGTTTTactggtttgggctttgcctaattgggctaggattaggatttgggtTTTAGTGTTTGAGTAAAAATCGAATAGAattgtttttccgaattcaacgagtttttcctaattcaaattcttttcaacataaattctaaaattattcttgattgcacaatcgctaaaatatttagaatatatttaaataaaattaaatatacattaaatatataaatataataaagttcaaaatcgttaaatatttagaacgtacttaaaataaaataaatatacgttaattatatatttattacttaaaattcgtaaattctatttaaatataaataatatacgttaaaatatattaataaaatttataaatttacgggggattacatataattaacgtatatttattttattttaagtacgttctaaatatttaacgatttttgaactttattatatttatatatcaaatgtatatttaattttatttaaatatattctaaatattttaacggtttgtgcaatcaaaaataatgtttgaattttaagttgaaaagaattcgaattacgaaaatcgattgaatttagaaaacgatctcATTCGGTTTTAAattcaaatcctaaaactaatatCCTAAGTCTAGCCCAAATGGGTAAAGCCCAATAGTATAAACCAATAAACCCATACTCCCTTCCTCTCattcaacttcacgtgaaaactGAAACAAAGCAAAAACCTCCTTCTCTGTTCTTCCTCCTTCACGTTCGTTTGCTCCTCCTTGCGCAGCCACCACCTCACCACCATCGGACGCCGCCTCCGTCGCTGGTAACCTCCTTCTTCTTCGTcgtccttctccttcctctcCTTCTCTGTTTCTTCTTCATCCCCGTTTTTCTCCCCTCCTCAAGCTTCTGTTTTTCCTTGCACAGCCGCCGCGGCCCAGCTGCGACCACCAAGCCAACCGCACCGCACCACCTGCACCTTCGCCGTGGCCCTGCCCATTCGGCTTGCTCGTCCCTCCTTCCTCCTCCACGCAAGCACAGCATTCTCTTGTTTCGGTTTGTTTGCGGCAGCCACCACCACCGCACGCACCACCAGGCCTGACAACCTCCGCAAGCCGCCGCCTTGCCGCCGCCGTGATCTGTCCGCCGACCAACCCTTCCCTCTTctctttttggttatttcttaaaccctaagtaactaattattttaattttgtttattaaattaatttatgtttcttgaattaaatttatgatttttatgattaagttatgaaatttcagattatatgttgttgaaactaatttaattattttcagatttgttaattacgttaagttagggttttaatggagttttaataatttaattcatgtttcttgaatataaattataagcttttatgattaagttagattttcagattacatactatgcttaattaataatttaattttcagattacataattgaattgaaaaaagagtttttaattattaaagtgtgaatttttaaggtttttaatgattaaatcataatagaatgactatatattattaaagctattatttttacgattttaagaacgttgattatgttttgtggacgtttgaaattattctatattgctggaaattttaaaagggatgttttattggagtttagaacgttttgggatcattagtttaatagttattatgcttggagattatttaattaagtttcgatattggggaatgttctaaataggtttaggatgtatttagaatacgttagtgttgctgtaaattattaggaattgatttgggtacgtttcttgattgttttaggcggagaattctctctaggcgacttttgaaagtgttaaagtggcctatcagtttgtttacacaaggtacgtacatacctgtgtgcttggaatgagtgtgatttgttgaaaccatattgaaatgattcatgaacttcgttatgtcgaaatgattaaggaacttggttatgttgaaattgttgatgaactaggttatgttgaaagtgcatgtttaatattgttggatggacatgttaagcatatatatttcgttatgagaattatagcatgttggtatggatgattgatgcgaacatgttggttgggaacattagattattatttatatatattgattcagattgattgtttattgttcccttttagcttttcactactttataagggccgaggaccttgtttagtaagttgaaaccttatacccatatagaggggttgatcagtattaaaggaaaggttgaattaattggaataagtcttgtgtgacatctctgtgatcacttgcttaattcaaagataaaagaagttgtgtttacttgttgaatataatatttatgtttgatgagtcataaccaagtattaaaagttaagtcatgtaaagtgaaaaagaatagcaatagctttagactgtgcacgtctaaagtgacggacaatcaggagttggggtcatgggtagcctatggctttttctggggccggattgatcaccggttctatttttatttaaaagtccctcgatatcgcaggtcattggggtttacggagtcgcgcccgtacctcgtcttccttagtgaagaagaagaagtttctagtagacaactcagtccattgactatttcaattaaaataatgttaatgatacaaaggtctagttcagtcaaatatagtcttcaagtcaatatatcttgattatccttgcttatgttttatttagtaccatgttaggattgttcgtttaatagaatcatgttaggattattattgatttagtatgtagtactcagccttgctgattacgtgcttttgcttgtgcatgttgatcatggctatgccttattgatcctgtgatgacccaatctttggtgagcagtctctaaggatcaataagcattgtccatctgcaggtttgaagatgttgcatcattgggatcgggaatagagagcttgtatttagttttaatttgctaagttgacttgagtttgtttaatttgactataaacttgtcgtactatttatatttcctcattttcttttattggtttttgggattaaacctgtaatcgattatttataaacttaaagttcgttttatgttttccgctgcaaaattctgaataagccgttacgttttcacacgggcgataatgccttgataattctctatgttttatattaaaatgttgttttagaaaagagagaattgtcggggtgttacaaagtggtatctagaagctaaggttttactttaataaatttttaggcgcctaactatctagttatttaaaataaatttcttaaaaatcgagattctacgtattatagtgttcaaaaattggtactttttttttggggggccgatttcattttaccttgtttgaaagtatacgatattccttatttacgttcgaaatcaaattatttttccaagttaaagtgatactttggacatttttattttttttattatttattattcaaacaaataaataaaaataatatgaatacatttttttaaaaaggagttcaattttttttaatcattttgtTTCAAGATTTAGAATTCGttaattaggaaatataaatctttttcgaattaataactttattttctaatttattcgctacgcatttccttaatttattttactttatttattttatatttttatttatgttattattctatgttataattttcttatattagcgtccttttaccttgttatttaaattatttcaatgctttagcttatgagagatgggtagtataaaaagggcatataagatagaattatatgtgcattagtggcTAGTCAACGCTagcattagaaattgattgttatgtacgcgcgtgtgctaattgtttaagtgttacatttacaagtgcataaagaattgtttgattccaccaaacttatcgattactgaaccttgtttatgttttggctggaaaatcgttagtgagaccttgaattgtttatttcaggaataaaatgtttctttccaagtataccaatataggatccttcgagaaacttgatatagaaaccccagatatttatgtgaagaaaattgtgtttggatgtgaatattatgctaaggttcaagggcaacctatcttaatgagaaaggatatcatagcagccactatcattaattgcttacctaacaaatttccatacctagaactcaaggaaaagtttaaagacatgcattctgataatggaactccaaacttggctaagtatggaacttgggatggtagatggaaatatgattcagaaattctgaccaccgttattgaagcggcagaaagtgggtttagagacggtaaaatcgtagggagtcatgttggggattcagttacagaagaacctatgggaattaatgtaaataatgacctagaggaaaat
This genomic stretch from Spinacia oleracea cultivar Varoflay chromosome 3, BTI_SOV_V1, whole genome shotgun sequence harbors:
- the LOC130469718 gene encoding uncharacterized protein, with the protein product MVVVARTGGGQPQQSRKAKTKTEREKDDEGELEGGLPAATATTSPPSDAASVAGNLLLLRRPSPSSPSLFLLHPRFSPLLKLLFFLAQPPRPSCDHQANRTAPPAPSPWPCPFGLLVPPSSSTQAQHSLVSVCLRQPPPPHAPPGLTTSASRRLAAAVICPPTNPSLFSFWRRILSRRLLKVLKWPISLFTQVSKDQ